One window of Centropristis striata isolate RG_2023a ecotype Rhode Island chromosome 21, C.striata_1.0, whole genome shotgun sequence genomic DNA carries:
- the LOC131959397 gene encoding UDP-glucuronosyltransferase 1-2-like, producing MGSLPGVSLLLLVVSASLLSVHGGRILVFPVDGSHWVNMNLLIQSLHAGGHEVTVVRTASSWYVKENAPHYRSITVTLPEAISIEEQDFFVTFLTKMLTIQKEGASLIAFVKFYWEMLGALSGIHQQASMLGVEMFENKTLMQSIRDAQFDVVLIDPGLPVGVLVAHELKLPTVFNVRWITSGEGHFVVAPSPTSYVPTSGYAAPDKMTFGQRVKNTFHYVLNMCIDKFIVCPHYDRLVDRYFGPDVSFYHLLQGADIWLMRVDFVFEFPRPTMPNIAYIGGFQCKPSEPLSSELEEFVQSSGEHGVILMSLGTLVEGLPVEITSEIAAAFAQIPQKVIWRHAGEPPNNLGNNTLLVKWMPQNDLLGHPKIKAFVAHCGTNGVYESIYHGVPIIAVPLLFDQFENALRLEARGAAKVVDVTAITQQNFLETIQEVLRNPSYGNNMKRLSALHRDKPVSPLETAIYWIEFVMRHKGAAHLRTESYKMPWYAYYSVDVLSFLTLVLLVLTAIVVKSIRFVCVRLCRRRKIKKE from the coding sequence ATGGGAAGCCTCCCAGGTGTTTCCCTCCTGCTCCTGGTGGTGAGTGCGTCCCTCCTGAGCGTCCACGGCGGAAGGATCCTGGTGTTCCCGGTGGACGGCAGCCACTGGGTCAACATGAACCTGCTGATCCAGAGCCTCCACGCCGGGGGCCACGAGGTCACCGTGGTCCGCACGGCCAGCAGCTGGTACGTGAAAGAAAATGCTCCGCACTACCGCTCCATCACCGTCACCTTACCGGAAGCCATCTCCATCGAGGAGCAGGACTTCTTCGTCACCTTCCTGACGAAGATGCTGACGATTCAGAAAGAAGGCGCTTCTCTTATTGCCTTTGTCAAGTTCTACTGGGAAATGCTCGGCGCGCTGTCGGGCATTCACCAGCAGGCCAGCATGCTGGGGGTGGAGATGTTCGAGAACAAGACTCTGATGCAGAGTATTCGTGATGCTCAGTTTGATGTGGTGCTCATCGACCCGGGGCTGCCCGTCGGGGTTCTGGTGGCTCATGAACTTAAGCTGCCGACTGTTTTTAACGTGCGATGGATCACCAGCGGAGAGGGACATTTTGTCGTGGCTCCATCTCCAACATCTTACGTCCCGACTTCGGGATACGCCGCGCCGGATAAGATGACCTTTGGGCAGCGGGTCAAGAACACGTTCCATTACGTCCTCAACATGTGCATTGACAAGTTTATAGTCTGCCCTCACTACGACAGGCTGGTAGACCGGTACTTTGGTCCAGATGTGAGCTTCTACCACCTTCTACAGGGAGCAGACATCTGGCTCATGAGGGTGGACTTTGTCTTTGAGTTCCCCAGGCCCACCATGCCGAACATTGCCTACATCGGCGGTTTCCAGTGTAAGCCCTCTGAGCCTCTATCGTCAGAGCTGGAGGAGTTCGTTCAGAGTTCAGGGGAGCACGGAGTCATCCTGATGTCTCTCGGTACTCTCGTTGAAGGCCTACCTGTCGAAATCACTTCTGAAATCGCCGCcgcttttgcccaaattcctcAAAAGGTAATATGGAGGCACGCCGGCGAGCCTCCCAACAATCTAGGCAACAACACGTTGCTGGTGAAGTGGATGCCCCAGAACGACCTCCTGGGTCACCCCAAGATTAAAGCCTTCGTGGCTCATTGTGGCACCAACGGGGTCTACGAGTCCATCTACCACGGAGTGCCCATCATAGCCGTCCCACTTCTGTTCGACCAGTTTGAGAATGCTTTGAGGTTGGAGGCGCGAGGAGCCGCTAAAGTGGTGGACGTGACCGCGATCACTCAACAGAACTTTCTGGAGACGATACAAGAAGTTCTTCGCAATCCGTCCTACGGGAACAACATGAAGCGTCTCTCGGCTCTCCATCGGGATAAACCGGTGAGTCCTCTGGAGACGGCGATCTACTGGATCGAGTTCGTCATGAGGCATAAAGGAGCTGCACATTTACGCACAGAGTCCTATAAGATGCCCTGGTATGCTTATTATTCTGTGGATGTTTTAAGCTTTTTGACATTAGTCCTGTTGGTGCTGACAGCCATCGTTGTCAAATCAATCCGATTTGTTTGTGTTCGACTGTGCAGGAGGAGAAAAATCAAGAAGGAGTAG
- the LOC131959130 gene encoding C-type lectin domain family 10 member A-like, with the protein MFGPQRLSWINNPTSNSETSAKQQQDKSPDLLSSSKVSPCPCVCPLLGLSVLCLLLLASSVALSVLYNKESDSRSEWKSLLSENQNISDSLLDVRTENDELRRDKVELTEQRARLLRQTETLNRTAARLVSANLALSLESSQLTEQILNLTSMNLQLSQEQERLLQQASELQGQRLNTSQTIRNLLDSNRRSEEENRRLAEVSSLLTDHNRQLQQRVAELQQQRQNQSSELSRERQEAAEREARLTEQTDRLLQEVQEVKEAYRDLDLYCPQVHHTTRERVCRKCPSSWTLFQSKCYYFSSRSLSWSSSRTWCQTQGGDLLVVNTEPEQRFVHERGRALEPSSRLWIGLTDAEEEGRWSWVDGSSLTEHGKYWLSRPGLGTEPDDWKQDDPSGEDCGHIDTSEKPLKSWMDGSCKKTYRWICEKNL; encoded by the exons ATGTTCGGTCCTCAGCGTCTCTCCTGGATTAATAATCCCACCTCCAACTCAGAGACTTCAGccaagcagcagcaggacaAAT CTCCAGACCTCCTCAGCAGCAGTAAAGTGTCTCCGTGTCCCTGCGTCTGTCCTCTGCTCGGCCTGTCGGttctctgtctgctgctgctcgcCTCCTCCGTGGcgctctctgttctct ATAACAAAGAGTCAGACAGCAGGTCAGAGTGGAAGAGTCTCCTGTCTGAGAACCAGAACATCAGCGACAGCCTCCTGGACGTCAGGACGGAGAACGACGAGCTGAGACGAGACAAGGTGGAGCTGACGGAGCAGAGGGCCCGGCTGCTCCGACAGACAGAAACCCTCAACAGGACAGCAGCTCGCCTCGTCTCTGCTAACCTCGCTCTGAGTCTGGAGAGCAGCCAGCTGACGGAGCAGATCCTCAACCTGACCTCCATGAACCTCCAGCTCTCACAGGAACAGGAGCGTCTGCTGCAGCAGGCGTCCGAGCTGCAGGGACAGAGGCTGAACACGTCTCAGACCATCAGGAACCTGCTGGACTCCAACAGGAGGAGCGAGGAGGAGAACCGGCGGCTGGCGGAGGTCAGCAGCCTGCTGACGGATCACAAcaggcagctgcagcagagagtggcggagctgcagcagcagagacagaacCAGAGCAGCGAGCTGAGCAGAGAGAGGCAGGAAGCAGCAGAGCGAGAGGCGAGACTGACGGAGCAGACGgacagactgctgcaggaggtgcaggaggtgaaggaggccTACAGAGACCTGGACCTGTACTGCCCCCAGGTCCACCACACCACCAGAG AGCGGGTTTGCAGGAAGTGTCCCAGCAGCTGGACTCTGTTTCAGTCCAAGTGCTACTACTTCTCGTCCCGTTCGCTGAGCTGGAGCTCCAGCAGGACCTGGTGCCAGACACAAGGGGGCGACCTGCTCGTCGTCAACACCGAACCAGAACAG CGGTTTGTTCATGAGCGCGGCCGGGCTCTGGAGCCCAGCAGCCGGCTGTGGATCGGCCTGACGGACGCAGAGGAGGAGGGACGCTGGAGCTGGGTGGACGGCAGCTCGCTCACTGAACACGGAAA GTACTGGCTGAGCAGACCAGGACTGGGGACTGAACCAGATGACTGGAAGCAGGACGACCCTTCAGGAGAAGACTGTGGACACATAGACACCAGTGAAAAGCCTCTAAAGTCCTGGATGGACGGTTCCTGCAAGAAGACCTACAGATGGATCTGTGAAAAGAATCTTTAA